A genomic stretch from Verrucomicrobiota bacterium includes:
- the lysA gene encoding diaminopimelate decarboxylase has product MHSFHYQNNELACESVRLQDLAESYGTPLYVYSSQTVTDHFRRLDHALGDLDHEICYAVKANSNLAILRLLAAQGSGFDIVSGGELYRVIQAGGEPGKCTFAGVGKTEDEIAYALHSGIYSFNVESEAELRTINDVARSMDRRAPIALRVNPDVDPHTHHYISTGKSENKFGIAIDRIMEAYELAASLPNLDIRGLQMHIGSQITEPEPFAEAIAKVLPLAEDLRRRFRLEFMSIGGGIGIVYRGSLESGDAVWWQEDGARDALTIEQYVQAISPSLRRLKLRVLLEPGRFLVGNAGVLLTRVLYIKRAQQKTFVIVDAGMNDLIRPALYSGYHEIVPVRRRSDAGMEVVDVVGPVCESGDFFAQDREVARTVEGDLLALMSAGAYGFSMASTYNSRPLPAEVLVAGAGHRLIRRRQNYADLIAAELEAEEVEA; this is encoded by the coding sequence ATGCATTCCTTTCACTACCAAAATAACGAGCTCGCGTGCGAATCGGTTCGATTGCAGGACCTTGCCGAATCGTACGGCACTCCCCTTTACGTCTATAGCAGCCAAACCGTCACGGATCATTTCCGGCGATTGGACCATGCCCTCGGCGATCTCGATCACGAGATCTGCTACGCCGTGAAGGCCAATTCCAACCTTGCCATCCTGCGCCTCCTGGCGGCTCAGGGCTCGGGCTTCGACATCGTGTCCGGGGGCGAGCTCTACCGCGTGATTCAGGCCGGCGGCGAGCCCGGCAAATGCACTTTTGCAGGGGTCGGCAAGACCGAGGACGAGATCGCCTACGCTTTGCATTCCGGCATCTACAGCTTCAACGTCGAATCGGAAGCTGAGCTCCGAACGATCAATGACGTCGCACGATCGATGGATCGCCGGGCGCCGATCGCCCTTCGCGTTAATCCCGACGTTGACCCCCACACGCATCACTACATTTCTACCGGGAAGAGCGAAAATAAGTTCGGCATCGCGATCGACCGAATCATGGAGGCTTACGAACTGGCGGCCTCCCTGCCCAACCTGGATATCCGCGGGTTGCAAATGCACATCGGTTCCCAGATCACCGAGCCGGAACCGTTTGCCGAGGCCATTGCCAAAGTGTTGCCGCTGGCGGAGGATTTGAGACGCCGGTTTCGCCTTGAGTTCATGAGCATCGGCGGCGGCATCGGCATCGTTTACCGGGGTTCGCTCGAGAGCGGCGATGCCGTCTGGTGGCAGGAAGACGGAGCCCGGGATGCCCTGACCATCGAGCAATACGTGCAGGCGATCTCGCCATCATTGCGCCGGCTGAAGCTGCGCGTGCTGCTTGAACCCGGGCGCTTCCTCGTCGGCAATGCCGGCGTCCTGCTCACCCGGGTGCTGTACATCAAACGGGCGCAGCAAAAGACTTTCGTCATCGTCGACGCCGGCATGAACGACCTGATCCGGCCCGCACTTTACAGCGGCTATCATGAGATCGTTCCCGTCCGCCGCCGCTCCGATGCCGGCATGGAAGTGGTTGACGTCGTCGGACCGGTCTGCGAAAGCGGCGACTTCTTCGCGCAGGACCGGGAAGTGGCCCGAACGGTTGAAGGCGATCTCCTGGCCTTGATGAGCGCCGGCGCCTACGGGTTTTCCATGGCCTCCACCTACAATTCGCGCCCGCTCCCGGCCGAGGTCCTGGTTGCAGGCGCCGGACACCGATTGATCCGCCGCCGCCAAAACTATGCCGACCTCATCGCGGCGGAACTTGAAGCCGAAGAGGTGGAAGCGTGA
- a CDS encoding ribbon-helix-helix protein, CopG family, whose translation MGVAKVAVSMNAELLRRLDALVERKVFRSRSEAIRKAVAEKLARLEGNRLARECAKLLPAEEQAMADEGMAKDAAEWPEY comes from the coding sequence GTGGGCGTTGCAAAAGTCGCCGTTTCCATGAATGCCGAGTTGCTTCGGCGGTTGGATGCGCTCGTCGAACGGAAGGTCTTTCGCAGCCGTAGCGAAGCGATCCGGAAGGCGGTTGCCGAGAAACTCGCCCGGTTGGAGGGTAATCGCCTTGCACGCGAGTGCGCCAAGCTCTTACCGGCTGAAGAGCAAGCGATGGCTGACGAAGGCATGGCGAAAGACGCCGCTGAATGGCCAGAATATTGA